Proteins encoded in a region of the Chryseobacterium piperi genome:
- a CDS encoding molybdenum cofactor biosynthesis protein MoaE, translating into MIDIKITDEPLDVAECLTTASDLECGGIATFIGVVRNATRNKKVIRLEYECYESMAVKEIRKIAEKAISLFDVKHVVIHHRVGILFPGDIAVIIIVNARHRDAAFDACRFSIDTLKETVPIWKKEIFEDGEEWVSAHP; encoded by the coding sequence ATGATTGATATAAAAATAACCGATGAACCTTTAGATGTAGCGGAATGCTTGACAACGGCTTCAGATCTTGAATGCGGAGGAATCGCAACATTTATCGGTGTGGTTCGAAATGCTACCCGAAACAAAAAGGTCATTCGCTTGGAATATGAATGCTATGAATCAATGGCAGTCAAAGAAATAAGAAAGATAGCAGAAAAAGCCATTTCTTTATTTGATGTGAAACATGTCGTGATCCATCATCGTGTTGGAATATTGTTTCCTGGTGATATAGCGGTAATCATCATTGTGAATGCAAGACATCGAGATGCTGCCTTTGATGCATGCCGCTTTAGTATTGATACTTTAAAGGAAACAGTACCGATCTGGAAAAAAGAAATTTTTGAAGATGGAGAGGAGTGGGTATCTGCCCATCCTTAA
- a CDS encoding MoaD/ThiS family protein, whose translation MKMKILAFGIVKEFFKGSETEIELHDSATVLDLKNKLEETFPEIKKLKSYFIAVNDEYAEDDWVLNNNIEIAIIPPVSGG comes from the coding sequence ATGAAAATGAAAATATTGGCATTCGGAATTGTAAAGGAATTTTTTAAAGGATCTGAAACAGAAATAGAACTTCATGACTCTGCAACTGTTTTAGATTTGAAAAATAAGTTAGAGGAAACTTTTCCGGAAATAAAAAAATTAAAATCATACTTTATTGCAGTCAATGATGAGTATGCAGAAGATGACTGGGTATTGAACAATAATATTGAAATTGCAATTATTCCACCTGTGAGTGGAGGATAA